In Patescibacteria group bacterium, the following are encoded in one genomic region:
- a CDS encoding SET domain-containing protein-lysine N-methyltransferase, whose protein sequence is MSKVYVADSKIQGKGVFTKQTIAKGEIVLAIDDSRIVTDDNPLRTDKGETDTHCDWFPDSTVIYMQEPERHINHSCDPNTFVKTIHGIRYVFALRPIAKDEEVTGDYCINGIGDVVWQCNCGAKRCRKTIHSDFFHLPKELQIEYLPLLDNHYVKYYKDKIRQLVDEQLT, encoded by the coding sequence ATGTCCAAAGTCTACGTAGCTGATTCCAAAATCCAAGGCAAGGGAGTGTTTACGAAGCAGACAATCGCAAAAGGCGAGATCGTGCTCGCCATCGATGATTCGCGCATCGTGACTGACGACAATCCATTGCGCACGGACAAGGGAGAAACCGACACCCACTGCGATTGGTTCCCCGACAGCACGGTGATTTATATGCAGGAGCCGGAACGGCATATCAACCATTCATGCGACCCCAATACCTTTGTGAAAACGATACACGGTATCCGCTACGTCTTTGCCCTGCGCCCGATTGCGAAGGATGAAGAAGTGACGGGCGACTACTGCATCAACGGCATCGGCGACGTCGTCTGGCAGTGCAATTGCGGAGCAAAGCGCTGTCGTAAAACCATTCACTCCGACTTTTTCCATCTCCCCAAAGAACTCCAAATCGAATACTTGCCGCTCTTGGACAATCACTACGTCAAATATTATAAAGACAAAATCCGACAACTCGTTGACGAACAGCTTACATAA
- a CDS encoding AAA family ATPase codes for MNYFIIIRGPLGCGKTTVAETLAKELNAKCFQVDNVLEAHNLTYDHEDGYISQKSFLKVNEIIAPQAKQALDDSMPVIFDGNFYWKSQIEDLIKRLVFPHYVFTLKAPVEICIARDAKRNPPHGEDAVRAVYNQTAKFDHGTVIDATRPLEKCIDEILTKISVAK; via the coding sequence ATGAATTACTTCATTATTATCCGAGGCCCGTTGGGATGTGGGAAGACGACTGTGGCGGAAACGCTTGCGAAGGAATTGAATGCTAAATGCTTTCAAGTTGATAACGTACTTGAAGCCCATAACCTAACCTATGACCACGAAGACGGTTATATCTCGCAAAAGAGTTTCCTGAAAGTGAATGAAATAATTGCTCCCCAAGCGAAGCAGGCTTTAGATGACAGCATGCCCGTCATTTTTGATGGCAATTTTTATTGGAAATCCCAGATTGAAGATTTAATCAAGCGCCTCGTCTTCCCCCACTACGTCTTCACCTTGAAAGCGCCCGTGGAGATCTGCATTGCACGAGACGCGAAAAGAAACCCCCCACACGGTGAAGACGCGGTCCGGGCGGTGTATAATCAAACTGCGAAATTCGATCATGGCACAGTGATTGACGCGACCAGGCCGCTTGAGAAATGTATTGATGAAATACTCACGAAGATATCAGTCGCGAAATAA